From the genome of Anopheles moucheti chromosome 3, idAnoMoucSN_F20_07, whole genome shotgun sequence, one region includes:
- the LOC128303948 gene encoding eukaryotic translation initiation factor 3 subunit C: protein MSRFFAGGSDSDSDSSSDSEPVIRQQVAQFTFSDEEEDVKRVVRSKKEKRYEDLSNIIKSIRNHKKIRDMSSVLTSFEEFMRAYTKALPVVMKEENGVTPRIVVRALAELEDFVNESWDDKDNRKNLSKNNNKALGTLRQKFRKYIKDFESDLKRFRAAPEEFAEEEDDDEREEEKGSDDEPERVVIQPDVPKAVSFKKEPEKVKPVKPADDSDSSDWGSDSDSDSTSSDEDAKYTSIRDRFLKKPEKGTDEQATAPSGAMGDDAFKKEKKKKTGDALKKKKPKQDEMFDENDEEEEGWKVVNGTRSGASEQPKMFAKDAEIDTKLVVNKLNEVMAARGKKRTDRKMQIEFLRELRTVSETNNLGPAVAAKIRFNIVSAIFDYNPKVSGAMKLEHWSKLLEEIQELLKLLLEHEDVHLSESILDEQEEYDTAPFKIRGCMLTAVERLDDEFIKLLKECDPHSNEYVDRLKDEVPVTNIIEQVVTYVERLGNEMEICRIYLRKIDHLYYKFDPNVLKKRKGQLPANTVTSVEDMDKLCRYIYAKDQTDRLRTRAILSHIFHHALHDNWFQARDLVLMSHLQETIHHSDPATQILYNRMMANLGLCAFRHGNIKDAHLCLVDLMMTGKPKELLAQGLVPQRQHERSLEQEKIEKQRQMPFHMHINLELLECVYLVSAMLLEIPYMAAHEFDARRRMISKTFYQQLRSSERQSLVGPPESMREHVVAAARAMRHGDWNACATFIVNKKMNVKVWDLFYEANRVREMMVKFIKEESLRTYLFTYSNVFASISVPHLADMFKLPKSKVHSLISKMIINEELMASLDDPTETIVMHRSEPSRLQALSMQLADKVTNLVDANERIFEMKQGNFFQRGGNQGYNRDRQNYRNQNQNQNWNNNRRQDNRNRGNRGNQNRGEGRDQREHHRDHHRDQREHREHQREFREQREQMRNVDYQSKAE, encoded by the exons ATGTCTCGTTTCTTCGCCGGTGGTTCGGATTCTGATTCGGATAGCTCCTCTGATAGTGAGCCAGTGATTCGTCAGCAAGTTGCTCAGTTTACG TTCAGCGATGAGGAAGAGGACGTCAAACGCGTTGTTCGGTCGAAGAAGGAGAAGCGCTATGAGGATCTCTCGAACATCATTAAGAGCATCCGCAACCATAAGAAGATTAGGGATATGTCCAGTGTATTGACCAGTTTTGAAGAATTCATGCGCGCCTATACGAAGGCTTTGCCGGTAGTAatgaaggaagaaaatggtGTTACGCCGCGCATTGTTGTTCGGGCTCTTGCCGAATTGGAAGACTTTGTTAATGAGAGCTGGGATGACAAAGATAACCGCAAGAACCTgtcgaaaaacaacaacaaagcgtTGGGTACGCTACGGCAGAAATTCCGCAAGTATATCAAAGATTTTGAATCGGATTTGAAGCGTTTCCGTGCCGCTCCTGAAGAGTTTGCTGAAGAGGAAGATGACGACGAACGGGAAGAAGAGAAGGGATCGGACGATGAGCCTGAGAGGGTAGTGATTCAACCGGATGTACCGAAAGCGGTGTCTTTCAAAAAGGAACCAGAGAAGGTGAAGCCCGTAAAACCGGCCGATGATTCCGATTCATCAGACTGGGGAAGTGATTCCGACTCGGACAGCACTTCTTCGGATGAAGACGCAAAGTATACGAGCATTCGTGACCGATTCTTGAAGAAACCTGAAAAGGGTACGGATGAGCAGGCCACCGCTCCTTCCGGTGCGATGGGCGACGATGCgttcaaaaaagaaaagaagaaaaagaccGGCGACGCactaaagaaaaagaaacctaAGCAAGACGAAATGTTTGACGAGAATGACGAGGAGGAAGAAGGGTGGAAGGTGGTAAATGGAACTCGGTCTGGCGCTTCCGAGCAACCGAAAATGTTCGCTAAGGATGCTGAAATCGACACAAAGCTGGTCGTAAACAAATTGAACGAGGTGATGGCTGCCCGTGGTAAAAAACGAACTGATCGAAAGATGCAGATCGAATTTCTGCGAGAGTTGCGTACCGTGTCCGAGACGAATAACCTAGGTCCGGCAGTAGCGGCCAAAATTCGCTTCAACATCGTGTCAGCAATATTCGACTACAATCCAAAAGTGTCCGGTGCGATGAAACTGGAGCACTGGAGCAAACTGTTGGAAGAAATCCAGGAATTGCTGAAGTTGCTGCTGGAGCACGAAGATGTACATCTGTCAGAGTCTATCTTGGACGAGCAAGAGGAATATGACACGGCTCCCTTTAAGATTCGCGGCTGCATGTTGACAGCAGTTGAACGTCTGGATGATGAGTTTATTAAACTGTTGAAAGAGTGCGACCCGCACAGTAATGAGTACGTTGATCGTCTAAAGGACGAGGTACCAGTCACGAACATTATTGAGCAGGTCGTAACATACGTAGAGCGGTTGGGAAATGAGATGGAAATCTGCCGTATCTATCTGCGCAAAATTGATCATTTGTACTACAAATTTGATCCCAACGTTTTGAAGAAACGGAAGGGACAGTTACCTGCCAATACTGTCACTTCGGTAGAAGACATGGATAAGCTTTGTCGTTACATCTACGCCAAGGATCAGACCGATCGGTTGCGCACGCGAGCCATTCTGTCACACATTTTCCATCACGCTTTGCATGATAACTGGTTTCAAGCGCGTGACCTGGTGCTCATGTCACACCTCCAGGAAACGATTCATCATTCCGATCCCGCAACCCAGATTCTCTACAATCGAATGATGGCAAATCTGGGTTTGTGTGCCTTCCGCCACGGTAACATTAAGGATGCACATCTTTGTTTGGTTGATTTGATGATGACGGGTAAGCCGAAGGAACTGCTCGCACAAGGGCTTGTGCCACAGCGCCAGCACGAGCGTTCGCTAGAGCAGGAGAAGATCGAGAAACAGCGCCAAATGCCGTTCCACATGCACATCAATCTGGAGCTACTTGAATGCGTCTATCTGGTTTCGGCGATGCTGCTCGAGATTCCGTACATGGCTGCACACGAGTTCGATGCACGTCGCCGCATGATCAGTAAGACATTTTATCAACAACTCCGATCATCCGAACGGCAGTCATTGGTCGGGCCACCGGAATCGATGCGCGAACATGTGGTTGCAGCGGCGAGGGCCATGCGACACGGCGATTGGAACGCTTGTGCCACCTTCATCGTGAACAAGAAAATGAACGTTAAAGTGTGGGATCTGTTTTACGAAGCAAACCGTGTTCGCGAAATGATGGTAAAGTTCATCAAAGAAGAATCGCTGCGCACATATCTCTTCACATACTCGAACGTGTTTGCATCGATTAGCGTACCGCATTTGGCGGATATGTTCAAGCTGCCGAAAAGCAAGGTCCATTCGTTGATCAGCAAGATGATCATCAACGAGGAGCTAATGGCATCGCTTGACGATCCAACCGAAACGATCGTGATGCATCGCTCTGAACCATCCCGTCTGCAGGCGCTTTCGATGCAACTGGCCGATAAAGTGACCAACCTGGTAGATGCGAACGAGCGTATCTTTGAAATGAAACAAGGTAACTTCTTCCAGCGTGGAGGAAACCAGGGCTACAATCGCGATCGCCAAAACTATCGCAACCAGAACCAAAATCAAAACTGGAACAACAATCGCAGGCAGGATAACCGAAACCGTGGCAACCGCGGTAATCAGAATCGTGGGGAGGGGCGAGACCAGCGTGAACACCACCGTGATCACCACCGTGATCAGCGTGAACATCGAGAGCACCAGCGTGAATTCAGAGAACAGCGCGAACAAATGCGCAACGTCGATTATCAGAGTAAAGCAGAGTAA